From the genome of Chiloscyllium punctatum isolate Juve2018m unplaced genomic scaffold, sChiPun1.3 scaffold_913, whole genome shotgun sequence:
ccctctctctgtaacccccttacaccccctccctctctctgtaacccccttacaccccctccctgtctctacaaaccccctacaccccctccctgtgtctgtaacccccctacaccccctccctctctctgtaaaccccctacaccccctccctgtctttgtagccccccaacaacccctccctgtcactgtaaccccccccaacaccccctccctatctctgtaacccccctacaccccctccctgtctgtgtaaccccccctccctatctctgtaaccctacacccctccctatctatgtaacccccctacaccccctccctgtctctgtagccccccaacaacccctccctgtctctgtaacccccccctacaccccctccctatctctgtaacccccccctacaccccctcccgatctctgtaacccccctacacccccgacctgtctctgtaaccctcctacaccccctccctgtctccgtaacccccctacaccccctccctgtctctgtaacccccctacaccccctccctgtctctgtaacccccctacacccccttcctatctctctaaccccctacaccccctccctatctatgtaacccccctacaccccctccctgtctctggattcccccaacaccccctccctgtctctgtaacaccctctacaccccctccctatctatgtaaccccctacaccccctccctctcactgtaacccccctatactccctccctatctctgtaaccccctacaccccctccgtctctgtaactcccctacaccccttccgtgtctctgtaacccccctacaccccctccctgtctctgtaaccccccgacaccccctccctatctctgtaaccctctacactccctccctgtctctgtaaccccactacaccccctccctctgtctctaacccccctacaccccctccctgtctgtgtaaccccctacaccccctccctgtctctgtaacccatctacaccccctccctctctctgtaacccccttacaccccctccctgtctctacaaaccccctacaccccctccctgtgtctgtaacccccctacaccccctccctctctctgtaaaccccttacaccccctccctgtctctgtaacccccctacaccccctccctatctctgtaacgccctacacccccttcctgtctctgtaaacgccctacacccccttcctgtctctgtaaaccccctacactccctccctctctctgtaaaccccttacaccccctccctgtctctgtaacgcccctacacccccctccctgtctctgtaacacactacaCCCccgccctgtctctgtaacccccctacaccccctccctgtctctgtaacccctctaaaccccctccctgtctcagtaacccccctacagcccctccctatctatgtaacccccctacacaccctcactgtctctgtagccccccaacaccccctccctatctctgtaacccccctacaccccctccctgtctgtgtaaccccccctccctatctctgtaaccctacacccctccctatctatgtaacccccctacaccccctccctgtctctgtagccccccaacaacccctccctgtctctgtaacccccccctacaccccctccctatctctgtaacccccccctacaccccctcccgatctctgtaacccccctacacccccgacctgtctctgtaaccctcctacaccccctccctgtctccgtaacccccctacaccccctccctgtctctgtaacccccctacaccccctccctgtctctgtaacccccctacacccccttcctatctctctaaccccctacaccccctccctatctatgtaacccccctacaccccctccctgtctctggattcccccaacaccccctccctgtctctgtaacaccctctacaccccctccctatctatgtaaccccctacaccccctccctctcactgtaacccccctatactccctccctatctctgtaaccccctacaccccctccgtctctgtaactcccctacaccccttccgtgtctctgtaacccccctacaccccctccctgtctctgtaaccccctacaccccctccctatctctgtaaccccctacaccccctccctgtctctgtaaccccccgacaccccctccctatctctgtaaccctctacactccctccctgtctctgtaaccccactacaccccctccctctgtctctaacccccctacaccccctccctgtctgtgtaaccccctacacccactccctgtctctgtaaccccgacagcccctccctatctctgtaaccccctacaccccctccctgtctctggatcccccctacaccccctccctgtctctgtaaccccccgacaccccctccctatctctgtaaccccctacaccccctccctctcactgtaaccccccgacactccctccctgtctctgtaaccccctactccccctccccatctccgtaACCCCccaacaccctctccctatctctgtaacccccctacaccccctccctatctctgtaaaccccctacaccccctccctgtctctgtaacccccctacaccccctccctatctctgtaacccccaacaccctctccctgtctctgtaacccccctacaccccctccctatctctgtaacccccctccaccccctccctgtctctgtaacccccctacaccccctccctgtctttgtaacccccctacaccccctccctgtctctgtaaccccctacaccctctccctgtctctgtaacccccctacaccccctccctgtctctgtaacccccctacaccccctccctgtctttgtaaaccccctacaccccctccctgtctctgtaacccccctacaccccctccctgtctctgtaacccccctacaccccctccctatctctgtcaccacctacaccccctccctatctctgtaaccccccacacctcctccttgtctctctcaCCCAGGGGAGAGACCGGcaaactgcgcacggtgctccgagggggagagaccggggaacagcgcacggtgctccgagggggaagagaccggggaactgggcacagtgctccgagtgaacgagggggagagaccggggaactgggcacggtgctccgagtgaccgaggaaagagaccggggaactgtgcacggtgctccgagtgtccgagggggagagaccggggaactgggcacggtgctccgaggggagagaccggggaactgggcacggtgctccgagggggagagaccggggaactgggcacggtgctccgaggggagagaccggggaactgggcacggtgctccgagggggagagaccggggaactgggcacggtgccccgagggggagagaccggggaactgggcacggtgctccgagggggagagaccggggaactgggcacggtgctccgagggggagagaccggggaactgggcacggtgccccgagggggagagaccggggaactgggcacggtgccccgagggggagagagagaccggggaactgggcacggtgctccgaggggagagagaccggggaactgggcacggtgctccgagggggagagaccggggaactgtgcacggtgcttcgaggggagagactggggaactggacacggtgctccgagggggaagagaccggggaactgggcacggtgcttcgaggggagagaccggggaactgcgcacggtgctccgaggggagagaccggggaactgggcacggtgctccgaggggagagaccggggaactgcgcacggtgctccgaggggagagaccggggaactgggcacagtgctccgaggggagagaccggggaactgcgcacggtgctccgaggggagagagaccggggaattGCGCaaggtgctccgagtgaccgaggggagagaccggggaactgcgcacggtgctccgaggggagagaccgggaactgcgcacggtgctccgagtgactgaggggagagaccggggaactgggcacggtgctccgagtgaccgagggggagagacctgggaactgggcacggtgctccgagtgactgagggggagagaccggggaactgtgcacggtgctccgaggggagagaccggggaactgcgcacggtgctccgagtgaccgaggggagagatcggggaactgggcacggtgctccgaggggagagaccggggaactggacacggtgctccgagtgaccgaggggagagaccggggaactgggcacggtgctccgaggggagagaccggggaactgcgcacggtgctccgagggggagagaccggggaactgggcacggtgctccgagggggagagagaccggggaactgggcacggtgctccgaggggagagaccggggaactgggcacggtgctccgaggggagagacctgggaactgcgcacggtgctccgagtgaccgaggggagagatcggggaactgggcacggtgctccgaggggagagaccggggaactggacacggtgctccgagtgaccgaggggagagaccggggaactgggcacggtgctccgagtgaccgaggggagagagaccggggaactgggcacggtgctccgaggggagagaccggggaactgggcacggtgctccgaggggagagaccggggaactgtgcacggtgctccgaggggagagaccggggaactgcgcacggtgctccgaggggagagactggggaactgggcacggtgctccgaggggagagagaccggggaactgggcatggtgctccgagggggagagaccggggaactgggcacggtgctccgagggggagagaccggggaactgggcacggtgctccgagtgaccgaggggagagaccggggaactgcgcacggtgctccgaggggagagaccggggaactggacacggtgctccgagtgaccgaggggagagaccggggaactgggcacggtgctccgagtgaccgaggggagagagaccggggaactgggcacggtgctccgaggggagagaccggggaactgggcacggtgctccgaggggagagaccggggaactgtgcacggtgctccgaggggagagaccggggaactgcgcacggtgctccgaggggagagactggggaactgggcacggtgctccgaggggagagagaccggggaactgggcatggtgctccgagggggagagaccggggaactgggcacggtgctccgagggggagagaccggggaactgggcacggtgctccgagtgaccgaggggagagaccggggaactgcgcacggtgctccgaggggagagaccggggaactgtgcacggtgctccgaggggagagaccgggaactgcgcacggtgctccgagtgactgaggggagagaccggggaactgggcacggtgctccgagtgaccgagggggagagacctgggaactgggcacggtgctccgagggggagagaccggggaactgtgcacggtgctccgaggggagagagaccggggaactgggcacggtgctccgaggggagagagaccggggaactgggcacggtgctccgagtgaccgagggggagagaccggggaactgggcacggtgctccgagtgactgagggggagagaccggggaactgtgcacggtgctccgaggggagagaccggggaactgcgcacggtgctccgaggggagagaccgggcaactgcgcacggtgctccgaggggagagaccggggaactgcgcacggtgctccgaggggagagactggggaactgcgcacggtgctccgagtgaccaagggggagagaccggggaactgggcacggtgctccgaggggagagagaccggggaactgggcacggtgctccgagtgaccgaggggagagatcggggaactgtgcacggtgctccgagtgaccgaggggga
Proteins encoded in this window:
- the LOC140474280 gene encoding uncharacterized protein, which gives rise to MPSSPVSLPSEHRAQFPSLSPRSTVRSSPVSPLGAPCTVPRSLPSEHRAQFPGLSPRSTVPSSPVSLPSVTRSTVPSSPVSPLGHSEHRVQFPGLSPRSTVRSSPVSPLGHSEHRAQFPGLSPSEHRAQFPGLSPSEHHAQFPGLSPLGAPCPVPQSLPSEHRAQFPGLSPRSTVHSSPVSPLGAPCPVPRSLPSEHRAQFPGLSPLGHSEHRAQFPGLSPRSLGAPCPVPRSLPSEHRAQFPDLSPRSLGAPCAVPRSLPSEHRAQFPGLSPRSTVPSSPVSLPLGAPCPVPRSLPLGAPCAVPRSLPSEHRAQFPGLSPRSLGAPCPVPRSLPSEHRAQFPDLSPRSLGAPCAVPRSLPSEHRAQFPGLSPSVTRSTVPSSQVSPPRSLGAPCPVPRSLPSVTRSTVRSSRSLPSEHRAQFPGLSPRSLGAPCPVPRSLSPPRGTVPSSPVSPPRGTVPSSPVSPPRSTVPSSPVSPPRSTVPSSPVSPPRGTVPSSPVSPPRSTVPSSPVSPLGAPCPVPRSLPLGAPCPVPRSLPSEHRAQFPGLSPSDTRSTVHSSPVSFLGHSEHRAQFPGLSPSFTRSTVPSSPVSSPSEHRALFPGLSPSEHRAQFAGLSPG